One Brockia lithotrophica DNA segment encodes these proteins:
- a CDS encoding Dihydroneopterin aldolase, giving the protein MALFEVIEMGDRPDRPSDPWASDAIFLRGLLFYAHHGVRSEERVLGQRFRVDVELFLSLREAGKSDRLRDTLDYSEVYAVIAEVVERTQARLLEKIADTIALSVLRRFPRVEGLVVVLEKLSPPIPGAMEAVGVRIARTRSDFASELANSAASALPVTPSGGEVVHPEPSERS; this is encoded by the coding sequence GTGGCTCTCTTCGAGGTGATCGAGATGGGAGATCGCCCCGACCGTCCTTCGGACCCGTGGGCAAGCGACGCCATTTTCCTTCGCGGCCTCCTCTTTTACGCCCACCACGGCGTGCGTTCCGAGGAGCGGGTGCTCGGCCAACGGTTTCGCGTAGACGTCGAGCTCTTTCTCTCCTTGCGAGAGGCCGGCAAGAGCGACCGCCTGCGGGACACCTTAGATTACAGCGAAGTATACGCCGTGATCGCCGAGGTCGTCGAACGCACGCAGGCCCGCTTGCTCGAGAAGATCGCCGACACCATCGCCCTTTCCGTCCTCCGTCGATTTCCTCGGGTCGAGGGTCTCGTCGTCGTGTTGGAGAAGCTGAGCCCGCCTATCCCCGGGGCGATGGAAGCCGTGGGGGTGCGCATTGCCCGCACGAGATCGGACTTCGCCTCCGAGCTCGCGAACTCCGCCGCTTCTGCGCTCCCGGTCACGCCTTCGGGCGGAGAGGTCGTACATCCCGAACCGTCGGAACGGTCGTAG
- a CDS encoding Dihydropteroate synthase → MAKQTPRVRRLPPLPPERLRAYLRATGADATGVALMAPKGEVVLFWIERLSLKAANLLKQEALAAGGDLAVHRGVAALRVETTDALLLLPRKRLSPFLRKLKSQPFGLAELARLLAEAVRAPRRQEIPLPHGASPLVVGERPLVMGILNVTPDSFSDGGRFFSPESAVRRAWEIAEEGADLLDVGAESTRPGATPVAPEEQWRRLEPVLCALRNYPLPISVDTRSAAVAERALACGAHMINDVSALADDAAMLPLVVRSGVPVVLMHRLDFAEEERRENPLSMRAVIADLAAVIERLLEAGGRREQVIVDPGFGFGKTTADNLVLLRDLEELVAWGYPVLVGASRKRFLGAITGASVAERLEASLAAAVLAAARGAHILRVHDVAATRRALQVVAAAAYPEAWLSSR, encoded by the coding sequence ATGGCCAAGCAAACCCCGCGCGTCCGCCGCCTCCCTCCTCTGCCGCCGGAGCGTCTGCGCGCCTACCTCCGGGCAACGGGGGCCGACGCTACGGGCGTCGCCCTCATGGCCCCCAAAGGGGAAGTGGTTCTCTTCTGGATCGAGAGGCTTTCCCTGAAGGCGGCAAACCTCCTCAAGCAGGAGGCCCTCGCCGCCGGCGGAGACCTCGCCGTGCACCGCGGGGTGGCCGCGCTACGCGTCGAAACTACGGACGCCCTCCTCCTTCTCCCGCGGAAGCGCCTCTCGCCGTTTCTTCGCAAGTTAAAGTCCCAACCTTTCGGGCTTGCGGAACTCGCGCGCCTGCTCGCGGAGGCCGTGCGCGCGCCGCGCCGGCAGGAAATCCCCCTTCCCCACGGGGCGTCGCCGCTCGTCGTCGGTGAACGCCCCCTCGTCATGGGGATTCTCAACGTCACGCCGGATTCTTTTTCCGACGGGGGGCGCTTCTTCTCCCCCGAGAGCGCCGTACGGCGGGCGTGGGAGATCGCCGAAGAGGGGGCCGATCTCTTGGACGTCGGGGCGGAGTCTACGCGCCCCGGAGCCACGCCGGTCGCTCCCGAAGAGCAGTGGCGGAGACTCGAGCCCGTCCTCTGCGCCCTTCGGAACTACCCGTTGCCTATCTCCGTAGATACGCGCTCCGCCGCGGTCGCCGAGCGAGCTCTCGCCTGCGGCGCACACATGATCAACGACGTCTCCGCCCTCGCCGACGATGCGGCGATGCTCCCCCTCGTCGTCCGCAGCGGAGTGCCCGTGGTGCTCATGCACCGCCTGGATTTTGCGGAAGAAGAGCGGCGAGAGAACCCCCTTTCCATGCGGGCGGTCATCGCCGACCTTGCGGCGGTTATCGAACGCCTGCTCGAGGCGGGAGGAAGGCGAGAGCAGGTCATCGTCGATCCCGGATTCGGGTTCGGCAAGACGACCGCCGACAACCTCGTCCTCCTCCGCGACCTCGAAGAGCTCGTCGCCTGGGGCTATCCCGTGCTCGTAGGCGCAAGCCGCAAGCGCTTTTTGGGGGCCATCACGGGCGCTTCGGTCGCCGAGCGTTTGGAGGCAAGCCTTGCTGCCGCCGTCCTCGCCGCCGCCCGCGGAGCGCACATCCTCCGCGTCCACGACGTCGCGGCGACGCGTCGCGCACTTCAAGTCGTAGCGGCGGCGGCATACCCGGAAGCGTGGCTCTCTTCGAGGTGA
- a CDS encoding Pantothenate kinase type III, CoaX-like, with protein MSIFALDVGNTNVTAGIFVRGELVHVFRFASDARRTADEWVVLFTHALARAGRLSGEVEGVVLGSVVPPLTSSLREAARALFGVDPLILGPGVRTGIPIRIDNPRELGADRLANAVGARERYGAPAIVVDFGTATTFDVIGADGAYEGGVIAPGVEIGMEALFTRTAKLPKVALEAPPSPLGKNTVDALQAGLFYGTLGQVEGILRRLKALLPSSTQVIATGGLGEPFARASREIDRYDPELTLYGLWTVYRKNRMHDV; from the coding sequence GTGAGCATCTTCGCCCTCGACGTGGGCAATACGAACGTTACGGCCGGGATCTTCGTCCGGGGAGAGCTCGTACACGTCTTTCGCTTTGCGAGCGACGCGCGGCGGACGGCGGACGAGTGGGTCGTCCTCTTCACCCACGCCCTTGCGCGCGCCGGGCGACTTTCGGGGGAAGTCGAAGGAGTGGTCTTGGGGAGCGTCGTCCCTCCCCTTACGTCTTCCCTGCGCGAGGCGGCGCGGGCGCTGTTCGGCGTCGACCCCTTGATCCTCGGCCCCGGCGTGCGAACGGGGATCCCCATCCGCATCGACAACCCCCGCGAGCTCGGAGCCGACCGATTGGCCAACGCCGTCGGTGCCCGAGAGCGCTACGGCGCTCCCGCCATCGTCGTGGACTTCGGTACGGCGACCACTTTCGACGTGATCGGCGCGGATGGTGCCTACGAAGGGGGGGTGATCGCCCCCGGCGTGGAGATCGGAATGGAGGCCCTCTTCACGCGCACGGCCAAGCTCCCCAAGGTCGCTCTGGAAGCTCCTCCGAGCCCTCTGGGGAAGAACACCGTGGACGCCCTTCAGGCAGGACTCTTCTACGGGACGCTCGGCCAGGTGGAGGGAATCTTGCGGCGCCTCAAGGCCCTTCTCCCGAGTTCGACGCAGGTCATCGCCACGGGGGGGCTGGGGGAGCCCTTCGCCCGCGCCTCCCGGGAAATCGACCGCTACGATCCGGAACTCACCTTGTACGGCCTTTGGACGGTATACCGGAAAAACCGGATGCACGACGTATGA
- a CDS encoding Cell division protein FtsH, producing the protein MSRIFRHTFFYVLLVLMTIGFVQLIIGQSRVTEEIPYSKFREYLLQDKVESIRLSVEGQSVLYIEGDLKDVEQGKKRFIARAPLFAADLYTLIDQKIDEGKLKVYQEKPRETGYWLQVLVSFVPLLLILFLVFFMINQSQGGGGRIMNFGRARIRQYQPEKRRVTFEDVAGADEEKRELAEIVDFLKDPRKYTALGARIPKGVLLVGPPGTGKTLLARAVAGEAGVPFFSISGSDFVEMFVGVGAARVRDLFETAKKNAPCIVFIDEIDAVGRMRGAGLGGGHDEREQTLNQLLVEMDGFEPNEGIIVMSATNRPDILDPALLRPGRFDRQITVHRPDVKAREEILKVHARNKPLADDVDLKTIARRTPGFTGADLENILNEAALLAARRGARRITMQDVDEAIDRVIAGPAKTSRVISEREKRYIAYHEAGHVIAAYYASPEDVVHKVTIVPRGQAGGYAVPLPKEDVFIPTKSYLEARLLVLLAGRVAEEIVFGDVSVGAQNDFERATELARSMVMEYGMSEKLGPIQFGRRHGEVFLGRDLGLEPNYSDAIAYEIDLEIQRIVREQYERCRELLTAHRDQLTTIAEALLKVETLSGEEIKALLEHGRTEDGRIVAERTEDGVRVVVEGENGTDGSEGGA; encoded by the coding sequence ATGTCGCGGATCTTTCGCCACACCTTTTTTTATGTACTCCTGGTTCTCATGACCATAGGGTTCGTCCAGCTCATCATCGGCCAAAGCCGGGTCACCGAGGAAATTCCCTACAGCAAGTTCCGCGAGTACCTCCTTCAAGATAAAGTCGAGTCTATCCGGTTGTCCGTCGAGGGACAGAGTGTCCTTTACATTGAAGGCGATCTCAAGGATGTCGAACAGGGGAAGAAGAGGTTCATCGCGCGGGCTCCCCTGTTTGCCGCGGACCTCTACACGCTCATCGACCAAAAAATCGACGAGGGGAAGCTCAAGGTCTACCAGGAAAAACCGCGGGAAACCGGGTACTGGCTTCAAGTTCTCGTCTCCTTCGTCCCCCTCCTCCTCATTCTCTTCCTCGTGTTCTTCATGATCAACCAGTCTCAAGGCGGCGGCGGGCGGATCATGAACTTCGGGCGCGCCCGCATACGCCAGTACCAACCCGAAAAACGCCGCGTGACCTTTGAGGACGTCGCCGGCGCCGACGAAGAAAAGCGAGAACTCGCCGAAATCGTCGACTTTCTTAAGGACCCGCGCAAGTACACCGCGCTCGGCGCCCGCATTCCCAAGGGTGTGCTCCTCGTGGGTCCGCCGGGAACGGGGAAGACCCTTCTCGCCCGCGCTGTCGCCGGGGAGGCGGGGGTCCCCTTTTTCTCCATCAGCGGTTCGGACTTCGTGGAGATGTTCGTCGGCGTCGGCGCGGCGCGGGTCCGCGACCTCTTTGAGACGGCGAAGAAGAACGCCCCGTGCATCGTCTTCATCGACGAGATCGACGCCGTAGGCCGCATGCGCGGCGCGGGTCTCGGCGGCGGGCACGACGAGCGGGAACAGACGCTCAACCAGCTCCTCGTGGAGATGGACGGCTTCGAGCCCAACGAGGGAATCATCGTGATGTCGGCGACGAACCGACCCGACATCCTCGATCCCGCCCTCCTTCGTCCCGGCCGTTTCGACCGCCAGATCACGGTCCACCGCCCCGACGTCAAGGCGCGGGAAGAGATCCTCAAGGTACACGCGCGGAACAAGCCGCTCGCCGACGATGTGGATTTAAAGACGATCGCCCGCCGAACCCCTGGGTTTACCGGCGCCGACCTCGAAAACATCCTGAACGAAGCGGCCCTTCTCGCGGCACGCCGGGGGGCGCGGCGGATTACGATGCAAGACGTGGACGAGGCGATCGACCGCGTGATCGCCGGGCCGGCAAAGACGAGCCGGGTGATCAGCGAGCGGGAAAAGCGCTACATCGCCTACCACGAGGCCGGACACGTGATCGCCGCCTACTACGCTTCGCCGGAAGACGTCGTACACAAGGTGACCATCGTCCCTCGGGGGCAGGCGGGGGGGTATGCCGTGCCCCTGCCCAAGGAAGACGTCTTCATCCCCACGAAGAGCTACCTCGAGGCGCGGCTCCTCGTGCTCCTGGCCGGTCGCGTCGCAGAAGAGATCGTCTTCGGCGACGTTTCCGTAGGCGCGCAAAACGATTTCGAGCGCGCGACGGAGCTGGCCCGCAGCATGGTCATGGAGTACGGGATGAGCGAGAAGCTCGGGCCGATCCAGTTCGGCCGCCGGCACGGCGAGGTGTTTCTCGGCCGCGACCTCGGCTTGGAGCCGAACTACTCCGATGCCATCGCGTACGAGATCGACCTCGAGATCCAACGGATCGTCCGCGAGCAGTACGAGCGGTGCAGGGAACTCCTCACGGCCCACCGCGACCAACTCACGACGATCGCGGAAGCGCTCCTCAAGGTAGAAACCCTTTCCGGCGAAGAGATCAAAGCCCTTCTCGAACACGGGCGCACGGAAGACGGGCGCATCGTGGCGGAGCGCACGGAGGACGGGGTGCGCGTCGTCGTGGAAGGGGAAAACGGCACGGACGGTTCCGAGGGCGGCGCATAA
- a CDS encoding Hypoxanthine-guanine phosphoribosyltransferase, producing MESLLDDIQSVLYSAEDIRRRVKELGTELSSWYRDEVPLVVGILKGASYFLADLTREMPIPLEIDYMVVSSYGTSTRSSGVVRILKDLDYDISGRHVLLVEDIIDTGLTLRYLVDILARRDPKSLKIVTLLDKPARRKVDLVPDLVGFTAPDEFLVGYGLDYAERYRNLPFVGILKSRVYAEKR from the coding sequence ATGGAATCGCTTTTAGACGACATCCAGTCCGTCCTCTACTCCGCCGAGGACATTCGCCGCCGGGTGAAGGAACTCGGCACGGAACTCTCTTCGTGGTATCGGGATGAGGTACCCCTCGTCGTCGGGATCCTCAAGGGGGCTTCCTACTTTCTCGCCGACCTCACGCGCGAGATGCCCATCCCTCTGGAAATCGACTACATGGTCGTCTCGAGTTACGGCACGTCGACGCGCTCTTCCGGCGTCGTGCGCATCCTCAAGGACCTAGACTACGACATTTCGGGCCGGCACGTCCTTCTCGTCGAAGACATCATCGACACGGGGCTTACCCTTCGCTACCTCGTGGACATCCTCGCGCGGCGAGATCCCAAGAGCCTGAAGATCGTCACCCTCCTCGACAAGCCGGCGCGCCGCAAAGTCGACCTCGTCCCCGACCTCGTGGGCTTCACCGCCCCCGACGAATTTCTCGTCGGGTACGGCCTCGACTACGCGGAGCGTTACCGCAACCTTCCCTTTGTCGGGATTCTGAAGTCCCGCGTCTATGCGGAAAAGCGGTAA
- a CDS encoding tRNA(Ile)-lysidine synthetase → MGEEEGLVPLEELGAPEAVPAWLWEERLLAPYETVLLAVSGGVDSMTLLHLFRFLMPIPVRPVCLHVDHRLRGAAAVEDARFVRAVAEAWGVPCFVYALPFPPAGGNVQGTARALRYDLFAHAAREARASAVLTAHNLDDVVETFFLRLFRGAGPRGLGGIPVVRPLFDRRLLRPLLPVRRRSIEAYADRHGVPWREDASNRSLAYVRNRLRHLLLPLVEELAPSAARHVVRLTNVLGEDEAFLEEAARKFLRRRLLAFPGTLLVCWSALAGLPLPVLRRAVRLAWAELRRGRASLTYEDVQASLEVVLGERRAVSLPGGVTVERQGGYVLWVREGERRAYASAVNWPGTVRIPSFGCSVRVRHLSESAGAADEDEEDEKEVACRATLSLSPDLPFIFRSRRPGDRLETPWGPREVRELLRLAGVPPRLREAWPVGEQGGRIVWVPGVSSMPTGGVPGEKVVVDVGWCTSPFVRRFWRHFCKRRKGR, encoded by the coding sequence GTGGGAGAGGAGGAAGGTCTTGTGCCGCTGGAAGAACTCGGAGCGCCGGAGGCCGTTCCGGCATGGTTGTGGGAAGAACGGCTTCTCGCACCGTACGAGACGGTCCTCCTCGCGGTCTCCGGCGGGGTAGATTCCATGACCCTCCTCCACCTTTTCCGCTTTCTCATGCCCATCCCCGTTCGCCCCGTCTGTCTCCACGTCGACCATCGGCTGCGGGGTGCTGCCGCCGTGGAAGACGCGCGCTTCGTTCGCGCCGTTGCCGAAGCGTGGGGAGTGCCGTGTTTCGTGTACGCCCTTCCCTTTCCTCCGGCCGGCGGCAACGTCCAGGGAACCGCGCGCGCCTTGCGCTACGATCTCTTCGCGCACGCGGCCCGGGAGGCCCGGGCTTCGGCCGTGCTCACCGCGCACAACCTCGACGACGTAGTAGAGACCTTTTTCCTGCGCCTTTTCCGAGGCGCAGGTCCCCGGGGTCTCGGAGGAATCCCGGTGGTTCGTCCGTTGTTCGACCGACGCCTCCTCCGCCCCCTCCTTCCCGTCCGTAGGCGCTCCATCGAAGCCTATGCCGACCGCCATGGGGTACCTTGGCGGGAAGACGCCTCGAACCGGTCTCTCGCGTACGTTCGGAACCGCCTGCGCCATCTCCTCCTTCCTCTGGTGGAGGAGCTTGCACCGTCGGCGGCGCGCCACGTCGTCCGCCTCACGAACGTACTCGGGGAGGATGAGGCCTTTTTGGAGGAGGCGGCGCGGAAATTCCTCCGGAGGCGTCTTCTCGCCTTTCCCGGTACTCTCCTCGTTTGCTGGTCGGCGCTCGCGGGACTCCCCTTGCCCGTCCTGCGACGTGCGGTCCGCTTGGCCTGGGCGGAGCTTCGCCGCGGCCGCGCGTCTCTCACCTACGAGGACGTGCAGGCCTCCCTCGAGGTGGTGCTGGGGGAGCGGCGTGCCGTGAGCTTGCCGGGAGGCGTGACCGTGGAAAGGCAGGGTGGGTACGTCCTGTGGGTGCGCGAAGGGGAGCGCAGGGCATACGCCTCCGCCGTGAATTGGCCGGGAACCGTGCGGATTCCTTCCTTCGGGTGCTCCGTACGCGTCCGGCACCTGAGTGAAAGTGCAGGTGCTGCGGACGAGGACGAAGAAGACGAAAAGGAAGTAGCGTGCCGCGCGACCCTTTCCCTTTCCCCCGACCTGCCCTTCATCTTCCGATCGCGGAGACCCGGGGATCGCCTCGAAACGCCGTGGGGCCCGCGAGAAGTGCGCGAACTCTTGCGGTTGGCGGGGGTTCCTCCCCGCCTGCGGGAAGCTTGGCCCGTGGGTGAACAGGGGGGGCGAATCGTGTGGGTACCCGGTGTGTCTTCGATGCCGACGGGAGGCGTACCGGGGGAAAAAGTCGTAGTCGACGTCGGATGGTGCACGTCGCCTTTTGTACGGCGGTTTTGGCGGCATTTTTGCAAACGTCGAAAGGGGAGGTGA
- a CDS encoding Stage II sporulation serine phosphatase for sigma-F activation (SpoIIE) has protein sequence MSGKTFSPQTDFNTLSSLRPLYWGTSCEREGFGMRTLVEAVAFPRAQRLFRALPWRSALLFATSFFLGRATLLGELYPFPFAFFAVVFHALRERWPLAFFALGLGALLSPLPHAASFAAFLPLFFLAYHGLAAPIRSTPTYLGLVVAGAVVLADGGVRAFVSRTFAEVWPFALLNGLLAFALVFIFLQALPLLVHRGFGFAISHEELVAFLIVLGSLLTGMLGVDVGGISLGHIVSRGFLLLLAHAGGATVGATAGVLLGLVMGLGDLSYLEQLSLLAFSGLLGGLLRPVGKAGTSLGFFLGAALFTLLRDTPEVLWSSTIASLWALGLFWLVPEAVERSIARLIPGSPSYLEEEELHFREVRAAAAERIRRFADLFARIGTRLGEGRPADAEERKTEALVGSVARRVCHTCFRREICWKKEFEDTYRFFASFVRNPADEEFLRSWRIRCPHVDDLRRVLEEAREEERLKEETERRFFEVRLRAAEYLGGLSLVLGGFAGELDREPRPLRRRAEELARALEREGYPVHSVELLRHEPGRVEVRVALLGEVSPGVTAALSRLLGEPLTLAKGGLEVRSGGLLVARFLSTKRYHVEVGVVQAAAGGGVLSGDSTLAVELSPRLYLVGLSDGMGNGERARFASQTAVDLLREALAVGVAEDFALRTVNTVLALQADGERFATLDFALVDLRTAEAKFLKVAAPPTFIRRGDRVFTLEGRSLPVGVFPDVHVEPLVRKLVPGDLLVFLSDGVYEARPEEGRDAWFRQVITRIDAEDPHVVADLILEKAMRLTGLSPKDDMTVVAARIEEVRLPWAVFSPREVRDHLEGVS, from the coding sequence GTGTCGGGAAAAACTTTCTCCCCCCAGACGGACTTCAACACGCTTTCCTCCCTCCGCCCCCTATACTGGGGGACAAGCTGCGAGAGGGAGGGTTTCGGCATGCGCACGCTCGTGGAGGCGGTGGCGTTTCCCCGCGCCCAACGCCTGTTTCGCGCGCTCCCCTGGCGTTCGGCACTCCTCTTCGCGACGTCTTTTTTTCTCGGGAGGGCAACTCTCCTTGGGGAACTGTACCCTTTCCCGTTTGCCTTTTTTGCTGTGGTCTTTCACGCCTTGCGCGAGCGCTGGCCGCTCGCGTTTTTTGCGCTCGGCTTGGGGGCGCTTTTGTCCCCCCTCCCCCACGCGGCATCCTTTGCCGCTTTTCTCCCCTTGTTTTTTCTCGCGTACCATGGGTTGGCCGCGCCCATCCGAAGCACGCCTACCTATCTCGGGCTCGTCGTCGCCGGAGCGGTCGTTCTGGCGGACGGAGGGGTTCGCGCCTTCGTCTCGCGTACCTTTGCCGAAGTGTGGCCGTTTGCCCTCCTCAACGGCCTCCTCGCCTTCGCCCTCGTGTTCATCTTTTTGCAGGCGTTGCCGCTCCTCGTGCACCGAGGTTTCGGTTTTGCGATTAGCCACGAGGAACTCGTGGCGTTCCTCATCGTCCTCGGGTCGCTCCTCACGGGCATGCTTGGAGTGGACGTAGGGGGTATCTCCCTCGGGCACATCGTAAGCCGCGGCTTTCTTCTCCTCCTCGCGCATGCGGGCGGAGCTACGGTTGGCGCGACGGCCGGGGTTCTCCTTGGGCTTGTCATGGGCCTCGGCGATCTTTCCTACCTCGAGCAACTCAGCCTCCTCGCGTTTTCCGGTCTCCTCGGCGGTCTTCTACGTCCCGTAGGAAAGGCGGGAACAAGCCTGGGGTTTTTCCTCGGTGCGGCCCTCTTTACCCTTTTGCGGGACACCCCGGAGGTCCTCTGGTCTTCGACGATCGCTTCCCTTTGGGCCCTAGGACTCTTTTGGCTCGTTCCTGAGGCGGTGGAGCGGAGTATCGCCCGCCTTATCCCGGGGAGTCCTTCATATCTCGAAGAAGAAGAGCTACACTTTCGAGAGGTGCGCGCTGCCGCTGCGGAACGGATCCGCCGCTTTGCCGACCTCTTTGCGCGGATCGGCACTCGGCTCGGCGAAGGGCGTCCGGCGGATGCCGAAGAACGAAAGACGGAGGCCCTCGTAGGTTCCGTCGCGCGTCGCGTGTGTCACACGTGCTTTCGCCGGGAGATCTGCTGGAAAAAGGAGTTCGAAGACACCTATCGCTTCTTCGCCTCGTTTGTCCGCAACCCCGCCGATGAAGAATTCCTGCGTTCGTGGCGGATCCGCTGTCCCCACGTGGACGATTTGCGCCGCGTCCTCGAAGAGGCTCGGGAAGAGGAACGTCTCAAGGAGGAGACCGAGCGTCGCTTCTTCGAGGTGCGCTTGCGGGCCGCGGAGTACCTCGGCGGTCTTTCTCTGGTCCTCGGCGGGTTTGCCGGCGAACTCGATCGCGAACCGCGTCCCCTCCGGCGCCGCGCAGAAGAACTCGCCCGTGCCCTCGAACGCGAAGGGTACCCCGTGCACTCGGTCGAACTCCTCCGGCACGAGCCGGGCCGCGTGGAGGTCCGCGTCGCCCTTCTGGGAGAAGTTTCTCCCGGGGTCACCGCAGCGCTCTCGCGCCTTCTCGGAGAACCCCTCACCCTCGCCAAGGGAGGACTCGAGGTGAGGAGCGGCGGGCTCCTCGTAGCCCGCTTTCTCTCGACAAAGCGCTACCACGTAGAGGTGGGCGTCGTTCAGGCGGCGGCCGGAGGCGGGGTGTTGAGCGGGGACAGCACGTTGGCGGTGGAGCTTTCCCCGCGCCTCTACCTCGTTGGGCTAAGCGACGGGATGGGGAACGGAGAGCGAGCTCGCTTCGCGTCGCAGACGGCGGTCGACCTCCTGCGAGAGGCGCTCGCCGTGGGCGTCGCCGAAGACTTCGCCCTCCGCACCGTGAATACCGTCCTCGCCTTGCAGGCGGACGGCGAGCGCTTTGCCACCCTCGACTTCGCCCTCGTCGACCTGCGCACGGCGGAGGCAAAATTTCTCAAAGTCGCGGCCCCGCCGACTTTCATTCGGCGGGGAGACCGCGTCTTTACCTTGGAGGGGAGAAGTCTGCCCGTCGGGGTCTTCCCCGACGTGCACGTGGAGCCGCTTGTGCGCAAGCTCGTCCCCGGTGACCTCCTCGTGTTTTTGAGCGACGGGGTGTACGAGGCTCGGCCCGAAGAGGGCCGCGACGCCTGGTTTCGCCAGGTGATTACGCGTATCGACGCCGAGGATCCCCACGTCGTCGCCGACCTCATCTTGGAAAAGGCCATGCGTCTTACGGGGCTTTCCCCCAAGGACGACATGACCGTCGTCGCGGCGCGCATCGAAGAGGTTCGTCTTCCCTGGGCCGTGTTTTCCCCCCGGGAAGTGCGCGATCACCTGGAAGGCGTATCGTGA
- a CDS encoding Tryptophanyl-tRNA synthetase, giving the protein MAKEVDPRHAVRRAGKAQMIVFSGVQPTGTLTLGNYFGAIRHFVALQDVAREAYYSIVDLHAVTVPHDPAALAAQTRNVARYYVASGLDPRKSVLFVQSHVSAHTELAWLLTCVVRFGELMRMTQFKEKSEGKDTVSAGLFTYPALMAADILLYQTTHVPVGEDQKQHLELTRDLAERFNRDFGPTFVVPEALIPPVGARIMSLDDPTKKMSKSNPNDASRINLSDPPEVIRRKIRRATTDSGQEIRYDPEQKPGISNLLVLMSLSTGIPIPELETRYAGASYKAFKEDVAEAIVSVVEPLRDRALELLDSEVDRLLAEGAERAEAKARVTLALARERMGFLPRSVG; this is encoded by the coding sequence GTGGCAAAGGAGGTGGATCCCCGGCACGCTGTCCGGCGCGCCGGAAAAGCGCAGATGATCGTGTTTTCGGGCGTCCAGCCAACCGGTACCCTCACCTTGGGAAATTATTTCGGGGCGATTCGCCACTTCGTCGCCCTCCAGGACGTCGCAAGGGAAGCGTACTACAGCATCGTAGACCTCCACGCCGTCACCGTCCCGCACGATCCCGCGGCCCTTGCCGCGCAGACCCGCAATGTCGCGCGTTACTACGTGGCAAGCGGTCTCGATCCCCGGAAATCCGTGCTCTTCGTGCAGTCGCACGTGTCCGCACACACGGAACTCGCGTGGCTTCTCACCTGCGTCGTTCGCTTCGGGGAACTCATGCGGATGACGCAGTTCAAGGAAAAGAGCGAGGGGAAGGATACGGTTTCTGCGGGACTTTTCACGTATCCCGCCCTCATGGCCGCGGACATTCTCCTGTATCAAACTACGCACGTCCCGGTAGGCGAAGATCAAAAGCAGCACCTCGAACTCACCCGCGACCTCGCGGAGAGGTTTAACCGCGATTTCGGCCCGACCTTTGTCGTCCCGGAGGCGCTCATTCCCCCCGTCGGAGCGCGCATCATGTCCCTCGACGATCCGACGAAGAAAATGTCCAAATCGAACCCCAACGATGCGAGCCGAATCAACTTGAGCGATCCCCCGGAGGTGATTCGCCGCAAAATCCGGCGTGCGACTACGGATTCGGGACAGGAAATTCGCTACGATCCGGAACAAAAGCCCGGAATCTCTAACCTTCTCGTCCTCATGAGCCTTTCCACGGGGATACCCATTCCCGAGCTCGAGACGCGCTACGCGGGGGCGAGCTACAAGGCCTTCAAGGAGGACGTCGCCGAGGCGATCGTTTCCGTCGTCGAACCTCTCCGCGACCGTGCGCTCGAACTTCTGGACAGCGAGGTCGATCGCCTGCTGGCAGAAGGGGCGGAGCGGGCCGAAGCCAAAGCCCGTGTGACGCTGGCCCTCGCCCGAGAACGCATGGGATTTCTCCCGCGCTCGGTCGGCTGA
- a CDS encoding forespore shell protein produces the protein MAANAGHELALKGRKYLAVSGVVKVDRFDEEEFLVETKEGYLLIRGEGLTLRHLDVEVGDIAIEGRIDEMLYLEEGQGRERRGLFGRLFG, from the coding sequence ATGGCGGCAAACGCCGGGCACGAGCTCGCCCTAAAGGGAAGGAAATACCTCGCCGTATCCGGCGTGGTAAAGGTCGATCGCTTTGACGAAGAGGAGTTCCTCGTGGAGACGAAGGAAGGATACCTTCTCATCCGCGGAGAGGGGCTCACCTTGCGGCACCTTGACGTCGAGGTGGGGGACATCGCCATCGAAGGGCGCATTGACGAGATGCTCTATCTCGAAGAGGGCCAAGGTCGCGAACGCCGAGGTCTTTTCGGAAGGTTGTTCGGGTAG
- a CDS encoding DNA-binding protein HBsu: protein MNKQDFVSALAERTRLTKKDVEAVVNAFFEEIAEALRRGEKVQFVGYGTFEVRKREARTGRNPQTGETISIAASMVPVFKPGSKLKEAVKEAAK, encoded by the coding sequence GTGAACAAGCAAGATTTCGTCTCCGCGCTTGCGGAACGGACGCGCCTTACGAAAAAGGACGTGGAGGCGGTCGTAAACGCCTTCTTCGAGGAGATCGCCGAAGCCCTGCGCCGGGGCGAAAAGGTCCAGTTCGTGGGCTACGGTACCTTCGAGGTCCGCAAGCGGGAGGCCCGGACGGGTCGGAACCCCCAGACGGGGGAGACGATCTCGATTGCCGCCTCCATGGTCCCCGTATTCAAACCCGGGAGCAAGCTCAAGGAGGCCGTAAAGGAAGCGGCAAAGTAA